From Chiloscyllium punctatum isolate Juve2018m chromosome 39, sChiPun1.3, whole genome shotgun sequence, one genomic window encodes:
- the LOC140464156 gene encoding sulfotransferase 2B1-like yields MSEAQLNIVFEGLLWPSHVHTEASLRYAREEFQVRDDDVFIVTYPKSGTTWLQEILPLVYSNGDLTPVHTIPNWQRVPWLEQKTGKSLLENRPSPRLITTHLTYHMMPKSFYTSKAKVVYVSRNPKDALVSSFHYHDMASFLENPGTFEEFIDKFLEGKVMFGSWFDHIKSWWPRKDQDNILFLTYEDLLQDMRSALLKLKEFLGKPLSDDAIERIVTQTKFNNMKQNKMSNYSFVPDELMDQKKSNFLRKGISGDWKTHFTTAQTEHFNSVYTQEMKGINFPFYKD; encoded by the exons ATGAGTGAGGCGCAACTGAACATTGTGTTTGAGGGGCTGTTATGGCCCAGCCATGTTCACACGGAAGCAAGCCTGAGATACGCCCGGGAGGAATTCCAGGTTCGGGATGATGATGTTTTCATTGTCACTTACCCCAAATCAG GTACCACTTGGCTGCAAGAAATATTGCCTTTAGTTTACAGCAACGGGGATCTGACACCAGTGCACACTATCCCaaactggcaacgtgttccatgGTTAGAGCAAAAGACTGGTAAATCACTGTTGGAAAACAGACCATCACCCCGGCTTATTACAACACATCTGACTTATCATATGATGCCAAAGTCCTTCTATACATCAAAAGCAAAG GTTGTCTATGTGTCCCGAAATCCAAAGGATGCCCTTGTTTCTTCCTTTCACTATCACGATATGGCCTCATTTTTGGAGAACCCAGGCACCTTTGAGGAGTTCATTGACAAATTCCTGGAAGGAAAGG TAATGTTCGGTTCCTGGTTTGATCACATTAAGAGTTGGTGGCCAAGAAAGGATCAGGATAACATTTTGTTTCTAACGTATGAAGATCTATTGCAG GATATGCGAAGTGCTTTGTTGAAACTTAAAGAATTTCTGGGAAAGCCACTCAGTGATGATGCCATTGAGAGAATTGTGACCCAAACCAAATTCAACAACATGAAGCAAAACAAAATGTCCAACTACAGCTTTGTGCCAGACGAACTGATGGATCAAAAGAAAAGCAACTTTTTACGAAAAG GCATCTCTGGAGACTGGAAGACCCATTTCACCACAGCGCAGACTGAACATTTTAATTCCGTGTACACCCAAGAAATGAAAGGAATAAACTTCCCATTTTACAAAGACTGA